In Denticeps clupeoides chromosome 1, fDenClu1.1, whole genome shotgun sequence, a single window of DNA contains:
- the LOC114794653 gene encoding akirin-2-like codes for MACGATLKRTMDFDPLMSPTSPKRRRCVPVPPPSSSSSPRKYLRDQPSPFGEVSSRYTTGQILHSIKQEYKRMQKRKHSEGAFQAAEGRCSPEPQPGLSYGSGCGLQGEMSSPCSCPLALKGAPSGPGSPSRREPPLFTLRQVGMICERLLKEREDKVREEYEEMMASKLAEQYDTFVKFTHDQLMRRFEEQPASYVS; via the exons ATGGCGTGCGGAGCAACTCTGAAAAGGACAATGGATTTCGACCCACTCATGAGTCCCACGTCGCCCAAAAGACGGAGGTGCGTCCCCGTGCCGCCGCCGTCGTCGTCGTCCTCGCCGAGGAAGTACCTGCGCGACCAGCCGTCTCCGTTCGGGGAGGTCTCGTCCAGATACACAACAG GGCAAATCCTTCATAGCATCAAACAGGAATATAAGCGCATGCAGAAAAGGAAACATTCTGAAGGCGCTTTCCAGGCAGCAGAAGGTCGCTGCTCCCCCGAGCCGCAGCCCGGCCTGTCGTATGGGAGCGGGTGCGGTTTGCAAGGTGAGATGTCCTCTCCCTGTTCCTGTCCCCTCGCTTTGAAAGGCGCACCCTCCGGTCCCGGTTCGCCGTCGAGGAGAGAACCGCCGCTCTTCACCCTGAGACAAGTTGGCATGATCTGCGAGCGTCTGCTGAAAGAACGCGAGGACAAAGTCCGGGAGGAGTACGAGGAGATGATGGCCTCCAAGCTCGCAG AACAGTATGACACCTTTGTGAAGTTCACCCATGACCAGTTAATGCGACGTTTTGAAGAGCAGCCTGCCAGTT ATGTTTCCTGA
- the LOC114794750 gene encoding peptidase M20 domain-containing protein 2-like, whose product MASRDTLQRLKRSVGTVIDEARGRLESLSRDIWSCPELAYREKRSHDTLVGFFSREDGWTVDSHFKLDTAFRATWAPRGGESDGGDRVVNVGFLCEYDALPGIGHACGHNLIAEVGAAASVGLKGALELESGLPCRFMVTVLGTPAEEEGGGKVDLIQAGAFEGMDVVFMAHPSQEDSVSCPCIAITECNVKYHGKASHAAAYPWEGINALDAAVLAYNNLSALRQQLKPDWRVHGIIKHGGVKPNIIPDYTELEFYLRTPMYKELSDLKAKAEACFRSAAVATGCQVEITYPGHEYTNILQNTTLEKLYQENGRALGIEFKEEGRDLSGSTDFGNVSFIVPGIHPYFYIGSDALNHTAEYTAAAGAEQAQMYTLRTSKALAMTALDVLLDPELLKKVREEFRQAKMGQE is encoded by the exons ATGGCGTCCCGAGACACTTTGCAGAGACTGAAACGCAGCGTCGGCACCGTCATAGACGAGGCGCGGGGCCGGCTGGAGAGCCTGAGCCGCGACATCTGGAGCTGCCCCGAGCTGGCGTACCGGGAGAAGCGGTCCCACGACACGCTCGTGGGCTTCTTCTCCCGGGAAGACGGCTGGACGGTCGACAGCCATTTTAAACTCGACACGGCGTTTCGGGCGACCTGGGCCCCCCGCGGCGGCGAGAGCGACGGCGGCGACCGCGTGGTGAACGTGGGCTTCCTCTGCGAGTACGACGCGCTGCCGGGCATCGGCCACGCGTGTGGCCACAACTTAATAGCCGAGGTCGGCGCGGCCGCGTCCGTCGGGTTGAAGGGGGCGCTGGAGCTGGAGTCCGGCCTGCCTTGTCGATTCATG GTGACTGTTCTTGGGACCCCGGCTGAGGAGGAAGGAGGCGGTAAGGTTGACTTGATCCAAGCCGGGGCATTTGAGGGCATGGATGTTGTTTTTATGGCACACCCCTCTCAAGAGGACTCCGTTTCCTGTCCATGTATTGCCATTACAGA GTGCAATGTGAAATACCACGGTAAAGCCTCCCATGCGGCTGCTTACCCCTGGGAGGGGATCAATGCTTTAGATGCCGCTGTGCTGGCTTACAACAACTTGTCTGCGCTGAGGCAACAGTTGAAGCCTGATTGGAGAGTTCATG GAATCATCAAACATGGCGGAGTTAAGCCCAATATCATCCCAGACTACACTGAGCTCGAATTTTATCTACGTACCCCAATGTACAAAGAGCTGTCTGACCTTAAAGCCAAGGCGGAGGCCTGCTTCAGATCTGCTGCAGTAGCTACGGGTTGCCAG GTGGAAATAACTTATCCAGGTCATGAGTATACCAACATTCTTCAAAATACAACACTGGAAAAGCTTTATCAAGAAAATGGGAGAGCCCTAGGAATTGAATTCAAAGAAGAGGGCAGAGATTTGTCTG GATCAACTGATTTTGGGAATGTGTCTTTTATTGTCCCGGGAATACACCCTTATTTTTACATTGGTTCTGATGCCCTTAATCACACCGCAGAATACACAGCTGCTGCAG GTGCTGAGCAAGCCCAGATGTACACACTGCGCACATCTAAGGCCCTGGCCATGACCGCTTTGGATGTGCTTCTGGACCCTGAGTTGCTCAAGAAGGTCCGAGAGGAGTTCAGACAAGCCAAAATGGGGCAGGAGTAA